One genomic region from Bubalus bubalis isolate 160015118507 breed Murrah chromosome 24, NDDB_SH_1, whole genome shotgun sequence encodes:
- the SOX8 gene encoding transcription factor SOX-8 — protein sequence MGSRTEGGALWQPLKETCCGSPRGDRSPAAAAAVSGLGSGHHAATSGPRAAAAQRPSTRCASLVRASPRAAPMLDMSEARAQPPCSPSGTASSMSHVEDSDSDAPPSPAGSEGLGRAAGAGGGGRGDAAEAADERFPACIRDAVSQVLKGYDWSLVPMPVRGGGGGALKAKPHVKRPMNAFMVWAQAARRKLADQYPHLHNAELSKTLGKLWRLLSESEKRPFVEEAERLRVQHKKDHPDYKYQPRRRKSVKTGQSDSDSGAELGHHPGGMYKTDAGLGDAHHHSDHTGQTHGPPTPPTTPKTDLHHGGKQELKLEGRRLVDSGRQNIDFSNVDISELSSEVIGNMDTFDVHEFDQYLPLNGHSALPAEPGQPAAAGSYGGASYSHSGAAGIGASPVWAHKGTPSASASPTEAGPPRPHIKTEQLSPGHYGDQSHGSPGHADFGSYSAQASVTTAAPAAAASSFTSSQCDYTDLQAPSYYGPFPGYPSGLYQYPYFHSPRRPYASPLLGGLSVPPAHSPPSNWEQPVYTTLTRP from the exons ATGGGGAGCAGGACTGAGGGCGGAGCCTTGTGGCAGCCGCTTAAAGAAACTTGTTGCGGGTCGCCCCGCGGGGACCGATCTCCGGCGGCAGCGGCGGCTGTAAGCGGGCTGGGGTCGGGCCATCACGCGGCAACCTCGGGTCCCAGAGCGGCTGCAGCGCAGCGGCCATCGACCCGGTGCGCCTCCCTGGTGCGCGCTTCTCCGCGCGCGGCCCCGATGCTGGACATGAGCGAGGCCCGCGCCCAGCCGCCCTGCAGCCCGTCTGGCACTGCCAGCTCCATGTCGCACGTGGAGGACTCGGACTCGGATGCGCCGCCCTCGCCCGCCGGTTCCGAGGGTCTGGGCCGCGCGGCGGGCGCGGGGGGCGGCGGCCGGGGCGACGCGGCCGAGGCGGCGGATGAGCGCTTCCCCGCCTGCATCCGCGACGCCGTGTCGCAGGTGCTCAAGGGCTACGACTGGAGCCTGGTGCCCATGCCCgtgcgcggcggcggcggcggcgctctCAAGGCCAAGCCGCATGTGAAGCGGCCCATGAACGCCTTCATGGTGTGGGCGCAGGCAGCGCGCCGCAAGCTGGCGGATCAGTACCCGCACCTGCACAACGCCGAGCTCAGCAAGACGCTGGGCAAGCTGTGGCG CCTGCTGAGTGAGAGTGAGAAGCGCCCCTTTGTGGAGGAGGCGGAGCGGCTGCGTGTCCAGCACAAGAAGGACCACCCCGATTACAAGTACCAGCCACGCCGCAGGAAGAGTGTGAAGACCGGCCAGAGCGACTCGGACTCGGGCGCCGAGCTGGGCCACCACCCGGGCGGCATGTACAAGACCGACGCCGGCCTGGGGGATGCGCACCACCACAGTGACCACACAG GGCAGACCCACGGGCCGCCCACCCCGCCCACAACCCCCAAGACTGACCTGCACCACGGGGGCAAGCAGGAGCTGAAGCTGGAAGGCCGCCGCCTGGTGGACAGTGGGCGTCAGAACATTGACTTCAGCAACGTGGACATCTCCGAGCTGAGCAGTGAGGTCATCGGGAACATGGACACCTTCGACGTCCACGAGTTCGACCAGTACCTGCCCCTCAACGGCCACTCGGCCCTGCCCGCTGAGCCTGGCCAGCCCGCGGCGGCCGGCTCCTACGGGGGCGCATCCTACTCGCATTCCGGGGCGGCCGGCATCGGGGCGTCCCCTGTATGGGCCCACAAGGGCACGCCGTCGGCCTCCGCATCGCCCACCGAGGCGGGCCCCCCACGGCCGCATATCAAGACGGAGCAGCTGAGCCCCGGGCACTATGGCGACCAGTCGCACGGCTCCCCGGGCCATGCCGACTTCGGCTCCTACAGCGCGCAGGCCAGCGTCACCACTGCCGCCCCCGCCGCAGCCGCCAGCTCCTTCACCAGCTCGCAGTGCGACTACACCGACCTGCAGGCGCCCAGCTACTACGGCCCGTTCCCTGGCTACCCGTCAGGCCTCTACCAGTACCCCTACTTCCACTCGCCCCGCCGGCCCTACGCCTCGCCCCTGCTCGGGGGTCTGTCTGTGCCGCCTGCCCACAGCCCCCCCAGTAACTGGGAGCAGCCCGTGTACACCACCCTGACCAGACCCTGA